The following coding sequences are from one Mugil cephalus isolate CIBA_MC_2020 chromosome 9, CIBA_Mcephalus_1.1, whole genome shotgun sequence window:
- the zgc:101731 gene encoding SNARE_SNAP25N and SNARE_SNAP23C domain-containing protein isoform X1: MAGMRSHPPVLTEQEELQRRANQVTDESLESTRRMIQLVEESKDVGIRTVVMLDEQGEQLERIEEGMDSINRDMREAEKNLTDMAQCCGLCIWPIRKLKAFEESGAYKAVWGGASGQDGVVSNQPPSSRVVDEREQMMMSGGYIRRVTNDAREDEMEENLAHVGSIIGNLKSMALDMGNEIDTQNVQIERIQGKAILNVSRIDAANQKANNLMKR, from the exons ATGGCCGGCATGCGTTCACACCCGCCCGTCCTCACGGAGCAGGAGGAGCTACAGAGAAGAGCCAATCAGGTCACAGATGAG tcACTGGAGAGCACGCGGCGGATGATtcagctggtggaggag AGTAAAGATGTTGGGATCAGGACAGTGGTGATGTTAGATGAACAAGGAG AGCAGCTGGAGCGCATTGAGGAAGGCATGGACTCCATCAACAGGGACatgagagaggcagagaagaaTCTGACAGACATGGCCCAGTGCTGTGGTCTGTGTATCTGGCCAATCAGGAA ACTGAAGGCGTTTGAGGAGAGCGGCGCCTACAAGGCGGTCTGGGGCGGAGCCTCTGGTCAGGATGGCGTCGTGTCCAATCAGCCGCCGTCGTCTCGAGTGGTGGACGAGAGGGAGCAGATGATGATGAGTGGAGGATACATACGGAG GGTGACTAATGACGCCCGGGAGGACGAGATGGAGGAGAACCTGGCTCACGTCGGCAGCATCATCGGAAACCTGAAGAGCATGGCCCTGGACATGGGCAACGAGATCGACACGCAGAACGTCCAGATCGAACGCATACAGGGGAAG GCGATTCTCAACGTGTCCCGCATCGACGCTGCCAACCAGAAAGCTAACAACCTCATGAAACGATAG
- the zgc:101731 gene encoding SNARE_SNAP25N and SNARE_SNAP23C domain-containing protein isoform X2 — protein sequence MAGMRSHPPVLTEQEELQRRANQVTDESLESTRRMIQLVEESKDVGIRTVVMLDEQGEQLERIEEGLDQINSDMKEAEKNLTDLGKCCGLCSCDKLKAFEESGAYKAVWGGASGQDGVVSNQPPSSRVVDEREQMMMSGGYIRRVTNDAREDEMEENLAHVGSIIGNLKSMALDMGNEIDTQNVQIERIQGKAILNVSRIDAANQKANNLMKR from the exons ATGGCCGGCATGCGTTCACACCCGCCCGTCCTCACGGAGCAGGAGGAGCTACAGAGAAGAGCCAATCAGGTCACAGATGAG tcACTGGAGAGCACGCGGCGGATGATtcagctggtggaggag AGTAAAGATGTTGGGATCAGGACAGTGGTGATGTTAGATGAACAAGGAG AGCAGTTGGAGCGTATAGAGGAGGGTTTGGATCAGATCAACTCTGATATgaaggaggcagagaaaaaCCTGACTGACCTGGGCAAGTGCTGTGGCCTCTGCTCCTGTGATAA ACTGAAGGCGTTTGAGGAGAGCGGCGCCTACAAGGCGGTCTGGGGCGGAGCCTCTGGTCAGGATGGCGTCGTGTCCAATCAGCCGCCGTCGTCTCGAGTGGTGGACGAGAGGGAGCAGATGATGATGAGTGGAGGATACATACGGAG GGTGACTAATGACGCCCGGGAGGACGAGATGGAGGAGAACCTGGCTCACGTCGGCAGCATCATCGGAAACCTGAAGAGCATGGCCCTGGACATGGGCAACGAGATCGACACGCAGAACGTCCAGATCGAACGCATACAGGGGAAG GCGATTCTCAACGTGTCCCGCATCGACGCTGCCAACCAGAAAGCTAACAACCTCATGAAACGATAG
- the zgc:113149 gene encoding extensin, which yields MSAKWTEDDEEFRLERVRGGLRSKPRFSFDEVKLLLEAVKRNRYIVLRKFNHGVSAEAKKQTWAEITDQVNSLGENQREVRQIMKKWADLKCDGKRRMAALRGPNGSNVRKKKLGPVERMVHKILMLSPQGGCDSDLEMADDENFSKFYGKGPHTAPTPYSYLSLTDISQPLPGGASFDISPLSSPEKELGGDPVHSSSDLDLADEGDRSMDFEDTEDALFSSYPSSAPPPTSLDPLPDNALTRVKPVHTYSRTSQGQNPTQSHAPSSPPSSSRPPPGPSSSVASTSSDFPSVSDSDAAPPPSQSPTSSKVTASSTSSSLPAPPSSLPPPSPASSSPSVAASDATSQPAASSTSIPPPPPPPPPPPPLPPAYSNSRQPPPYSSVLPPSQPPPTSDPLPAGASSRRQPDHVAQMVSQSLQQQRASRMLLTSVSQSLEVLAQSVQLLVESQQEFVQESLLLQRETVDILKDFSNTALTMLRDKANSGQLTYHHPASYF from the exons ATGTCGGCCAAGTGGACTGAAGACGACGAGGAGTTCAGGTTGGAAAGAGTGAGAGGAGGCTTGAGGTCCAAACCGAGGTTCTCCTTCGACGAGGtcaagctgctgctggaggcggTGAAGAGGAACAGATACATCGTCCTCA GGAAGTTTAATCATGGTGTGTCGGCTGAAGCCAAGAAGCAGACCTGGGCTGAAATCACAGATCAGGTCAACAGTCTGGGAGAGAATCAAAGAGAG GTGCGTCAGATCATGAAGAAATGGGCCGACCTGAAGTGTGATGGGAAGCGACGCATGGCGGCCCTGCGGGGCCCCAACGGCAGCAAcgtgaggaagaagaaactggGCCCCGTGGAGAGGATGGTCCATAAGATACTGATGCTGAGTCCTCAGGGAG GTTGTGACAGTGACCTGGAGATGGCTGACGATGAGAATTTTTCCAAGTTTTACGGTAAAGGGCCGCACACCGCCCCGACCCCCTACTCCTACCTCAGCCTGACTGACATCTCCCAGCCGCTACCAGGAGGAGCCTCCTTCGACATATCACCTCTTTCCTCACCAGAAAAAGAACTTGGCG GTGATCCCGTCCATTCCTCCTCTGACCTCGACCTGGCTGACGAAGGAG ACCGCTCCATGGACTTTGAGGACACCGAGGACGCCTTGTTCTCCTCGTACCCTTCCTCTGCTCCACCGCCCACCTCCTTGGATCCGCTGCCCGACAACGCCCTGACCAGAGTCAAGCCGGTCCACACCTACTCCAGGACCAGCCAGGGCCAGAACCCCACCCAGAGCCACGCCCCCTCCTcgccgccctcctcctcccgacCTCCGCCCGGACCATCCTCCTCTGTGGCTTCCACTTCCTCTGACTTCCCTTCAGTGTCCGATTCGGATGCTGCGCCTCCCCCATCCCAGTCCCCCACCAGCTCCAAAGTGactgcctcctccacctcctcctccctccctgctcctccctcctcattaCCTCCCCCTTCCCCTGCGTCCTCCTCTCCGTCTGTCGCAGCCAGTGATGCTACCTCTCAGCCTGCAGCCTCTTCTACCTCCATCCCacctccaccgccaccaccgccaccacctcctccacttcctcctgctTACTCCAACTCTCGCCAGCCTCCCCCCTACTCCTCGGTCCTCCCACCCAGTCAGCCTCCGCCCACGTCCGATCCCCTCCCGGCCGGGGCGTCCTCGCGCCGCCAGCCCGACCACGTGGCCCAGATGGTGTCCCAgagtctgcagcagcagcgggccAGCAGGATGCTCCTGACCTCGGTGTCCCAGTCGCTGGAGGTGTTGGCGCAGTCGGTCCAGCTGCTGGTGGAGAGCCAGCAGGAGTTTGTGCAGGAGTCTTTGCTCCTCCAGAGGGAGACGGTGGACATCCTGAAGGACTTCTCCAACACGGCACTGACTATGCTGAGGGACAAGGCCAACAGCGGACAGCTGACGTACCACCATCCTGCTTCATATTTCTAA